A DNA window from Paenibacillus sp. HWE-109 contains the following coding sequences:
- a CDS encoding cell wall elongation regulator TseB-like domain-containing protein — protein sequence MNTKRSIMLGVFIVVTLGVVLSRFYLNVQDEHWDEKSKAVEKAYEKSIMTKATNVDFFYGDEPLQIVYGEDKLGQGVIVWVSDKDTHTEMTADAVTEDQVRETMLKKDADFEIERVIPGKLGQEYVWEVFYKKQEDSGTRYFYDYYKFKDGSYLDTYRLSLH from the coding sequence ATGAATACAAAGCGATCCATCATGCTCGGTGTTTTCATTGTTGTTACACTTGGTGTCGTACTTAGCCGCTTTTACTTGAATGTTCAGGATGAACATTGGGATGAAAAAAGCAAAGCAGTTGAAAAGGCTTATGAGAAAAGCATTATGACCAAAGCGACGAATGTGGATTTCTTCTATGGAGACGAGCCGCTGCAAATCGTTTATGGGGAAGATAAGTTAGGTCAAGGCGTCATTGTCTGGGTGTCTGACAAAGATACGCATACCGAGATGACAGCAGATGCTGTTACGGAGGACCAAGTTCGGGAGACGATGCTCAAAAAGGACGCTGACTTCGAAATTGAACGGGTAATCCCGGGTAAGCTTGGTCAGGAATATGTTTGGGAAGTATTCTACAAGAAGCAAGAAGATAGCGGAACACGTTATTTCTATGATTACTATAAATTCAAAGATGGAAGCTATCTGGATACGTACCGACTCAGCCTGCACTAG
- a CDS encoding amidohydrolase, with protein MKKTLITNGIFISNNEAKSSIQGCMVIEGNQITYIGEQSPEPRENYDEVIDGTNKLYMPGLVNTHGHAAMSLLRGYGDDLALQVWLEEKMWPMEAKFTSQDVKWGTQLSILEMIKGGTTTVVDMYDHMNEVAKSVEESGMRGVLTRGVIGLCPPDVQTSKLIEATEFAKNWHGQANGRITTMMSPHAPYTCPPDYIERIVQAAHDLNLPIHTHMSETSREVQANVDQYGLRPVAHLEKIGVFSRPTLVAHGVHLTDEEIGILKQYDVRVSHNPGSNLKLASGVARVPELLRAGVKVSLGTDGAASNNNLDMFEEMRLAALIHKGVSGDPLAVPAAQALLLGTRMGAESVWLDDVGSLQPGMKADFIALDIDQPHFLPRTDFVSHIVYSACAKDVVDVCVDGNWIVRKGESLTLDEEKIKREFVQSFDRLIG; from the coding sequence ATGAAAAAAACATTAATTACGAACGGAATTTTTATTTCTAATAATGAAGCGAAATCGTCAATCCAAGGTTGTATGGTGATTGAAGGCAATCAAATTACATACATTGGTGAGCAAAGCCCAGAACCGCGCGAAAACTATGATGAAGTGATCGATGGAACGAACAAGCTATACATGCCTGGTCTCGTCAACACACACGGACATGCGGCAATGTCACTGCTGCGTGGATACGGGGATGATCTGGCACTGCAAGTTTGGCTGGAAGAGAAAATGTGGCCGATGGAAGCCAAATTCACGTCTCAGGATGTCAAATGGGGGACACAGCTGTCCATTTTGGAAATGATCAAAGGCGGCACAACGACGGTTGTTGACATGTACGATCATATGAATGAAGTGGCCAAGTCTGTGGAGGAGTCAGGTATGCGCGGCGTGCTCACACGTGGTGTCATTGGCCTGTGCCCGCCCGATGTTCAAACCTCCAAGCTGATCGAAGCGACAGAATTTGCGAAAAATTGGCATGGTCAAGCGAATGGCCGAATCACAACGATGATGTCTCCGCATGCTCCTTATACGTGCCCGCCGGATTATATCGAACGTATCGTGCAGGCAGCCCATGATTTGAATCTGCCGATTCATACGCATATGTCAGAAACGAGCCGTGAAGTGCAAGCAAACGTTGATCAATACGGCCTGCGCCCTGTTGCTCACCTAGAGAAGATCGGCGTGTTCAGCAGACCGACGCTCGTCGCACATGGTGTACATTTGACAGATGAGGAAATCGGCATTCTTAAGCAATATGATGTTCGTGTATCCCATAATCCAGGCAGTAACCTGAAATTAGCTAGCGGTGTAGCTCGTGTTCCAGAGCTTTTGCGCGCAGGGGTAAAGGTCTCCCTTGGTACGGACGGCGCTGCTTCCAATAACAATTTGGATATGTTTGAAGAAATGAGATTGGCTGCACTGATCCATAAAGGTGTTTCCGGCGATCCGCTTGCAGTTCCAGCGGCGCAAGCACTTCTGTTGGGCACGCGCATGGGGGCAGAATCAGTGTGGTTGGATGACGTTGGTTCTTTGCAGCCGGGGATGAAAGCTGATTTCATCGCTTTGGATATCGATCAGCCGCATTTCCTGCCGCGGACAGATTTCGTTTCTCATATTGTGTACTCAGCTTGCGCCAAAGATGTAGTAGATGTTTGTGTAGATGGTAATTGGATCGTTCGCAAGGGCGAGAGCTTGACGCTGGATGAAGAAAAAATTAAGCGTGAATTTGTGCAGTCCTTTGACAGGCTGATTGGCTAA
- a CDS encoding AAA family ATPase translates to MSKLYKEIGIGFIPVLLAFLVFLGVNIIPILFVAVLGVSLFYMIRGRSGVGITTGGGDRKSKNRTPSYLTFEEIGGQDRAKKELTEALDFLIKHEEIKKLGIRPLKGILLTGPPGTGKTLMAKAAAHYTNSVYLAASGSEFVEMYVGVGASRVRDLFKEARSRAAKEGKDNAIIFIDEIDVIGGKRDGGQQREYDQTLNQLLTEMDGIHTNDAPRILIIAATNRKEMLDSALLRPGRFDRHIEVDLPDKKGRLSILDIHVKNKPLSKGVSLDTIADQTFGFSGAQLEGVLNEAAIYAMREEKPAIEQHHLASAIDKVMMGERTDKETAQEEKERVAYHELGHAIIAELVRPGSVSQVTVSPRGKALGYVRHNPPKDHYLYTKDYIEHQIMIALGGAAAEEIFYGGRSTGSRNDFEQALSMVRNMMDSGLTSLGIIDREMVTKDQLMKENTAILDALMIRTKLLLEQQRSVFDHSFAILMKEEVLSGDTFRTLFDASVIQSA, encoded by the coding sequence ATGAGTAAACTTTATAAAGAAATTGGTATTGGGTTTATTCCTGTTTTGCTTGCTTTTTTAGTATTTCTCGGTGTGAATATTATTCCTATTCTCTTCGTGGCCGTGCTGGGTGTATCGTTATTCTATATGATTCGCGGCCGAAGCGGCGTTGGGATTACGACTGGCGGCGGTGACCGCAAAAGCAAAAATCGCACGCCATCCTACTTAACTTTTGAGGAGATTGGCGGTCAGGATCGAGCGAAGAAAGAGTTGACGGAAGCGCTGGATTTTTTGATCAAACATGAGGAAATTAAGAAGCTGGGTATTCGCCCGCTCAAAGGGATACTGCTTACAGGTCCTCCGGGAACCGGGAAAACATTAATGGCCAAAGCCGCTGCTCATTATACGAATTCTGTCTACCTAGCTGCTTCAGGCAGTGAGTTTGTGGAGATGTATGTGGGTGTTGGCGCGAGCCGTGTACGTGATTTATTCAAAGAAGCTAGATCGCGAGCTGCCAAAGAAGGCAAGGACAATGCGATTATCTTTATTGATGAAATCGATGTGATCGGCGGCAAGCGGGATGGCGGTCAGCAAAGGGAATATGATCAGACACTCAATCAGTTATTGACGGAAATGGACGGGATTCACACGAATGACGCACCTCGCATTTTAATTATTGCCGCTACGAACCGTAAGGAAATGCTGGATAGCGCTTTATTGCGTCCTGGTCGATTCGACCGTCATATTGAAGTTGATTTGCCTGATAAGAAAGGCCGTCTGTCTATTCTGGATATCCATGTGAAAAATAAGCCATTGTCCAAGGGTGTATCCTTGGATACGATTGCTGATCAGACGTTTGGCTTCTCAGGAGCACAGCTCGAAGGGGTGCTGAATGAGGCTGCGATTTATGCGATGCGTGAAGAAAAACCAGCCATCGAACAGCATCACTTGGCATCTGCGATTGATAAGGTGATGATGGGGGAAAGAACAGATAAAGAAACCGCGCAAGAGGAGAAGGAACGTGTTGCATATCATGAATTAGGACATGCCATTATCGCTGAATTGGTTCGTCCCGGTTCCGTGTCTCAAGTTACGGTTAGCCCGCGTGGGAAAGCCTTAGGTTATGTACGACATAATCCACCTAAGGATCATTATCTATATACCAAAGATTATATTGAGCATCAGATCATGATTGCTTTGGGCGGAGCCGCCGCGGAGGAAATCTTCTATGGCGGACGCAGCACGGGTTCGCGCAATGACTTTGAACAAGCGTTGTCCATGGTTCGCAACATGATGGATTCCGGCTTGACCTCTTTAGGCATTATTGATCGTGAAATGGTAACCAAAGATCAATTGATGAAAGAGAATACAGCGATTCTCGATGCGCTTATGATTCGTACGAAGTTGCTGCTGGAACAGCAGCGCAGTGTGTTTGATCATTCGTTCGCGATACTGATGAAGGAAGAAGTCTTGTCAGGCGATACATTCCGCACGCTGTTTGATGCATCTGTGATCCAGAGTGCGTAG
- a CDS encoding acetate/propionate family kinase, with protein sequence MNILVINAGSSSLKYQLFQMKDDSVLAKGRVERIGMETAILTHEPAGKPEVREVSEILEHTTAIRKVLALLVHPEHGVLSSTSEIDAVGHRVVHGGESFKNSVLVTDEVKMEIKRLFDLAPLHNPAHMLGILAVEANMPDVPQAVVFDTAYHQTMPAKAYLYPIPMVLYRKHKVRRYGFHGTSHKYVSERAADFLGRPLEQLKLVTCHIGNGASCTAVMGGESVDTSMGMTPLEGLMMGTRSGDLDPAIVPYAMGKEDLTLGEISSMLNKHSGLQAISGISSDMREIVEAMEAGDKNATLAFDMYEYRLRKYIGAYAAAMNGLDAIVFTAGVGENSELLRKRVCEHLTFLGIEFDEEANRKGRGEERRITTTASRVQVLVIPTNEEWVIACDTYRLIHPEAN encoded by the coding sequence GTGAATATATTGGTTATTAACGCAGGAAGCTCCTCCTTGAAATATCAGCTGTTTCAAATGAAAGATGATTCGGTGCTGGCCAAAGGCCGAGTAGAACGCATTGGGATGGAGACAGCGATCTTGACTCATGAGCCTGCAGGTAAACCCGAAGTGCGCGAGGTGAGTGAAATTCTCGAGCATACCACAGCGATACGCAAGGTTCTGGCGCTGCTGGTCCACCCCGAGCATGGCGTCCTGTCGTCAACGTCCGAGATCGACGCCGTGGGCCACCGTGTTGTCCATGGCGGTGAATCCTTCAAGAACTCCGTCCTCGTCACGGACGAGGTGAAGATGGAGATCAAGCGCCTCTTCGATTTGGCGCCGCTGCACAACCCGGCGCATATGCTCGGCATTCTGGCGGTGGAGGCCAATATGCCTGACGTGCCGCAGGCTGTCGTGTTCGATACCGCCTATCATCAGACGATGCCGGCGAAGGCCTACCTCTATCCGATCCCGATGGTGCTGTATCGGAAGCACAAAGTGCGGCGCTACGGGTTTCACGGAACCTCGCACAAGTACGTCAGCGAGCGGGCCGCAGACTTCCTGGGCCGCCCGCTGGAGCAGTTGAAGCTCGTTACCTGTCACATCGGTAACGGAGCTTCCTGCACCGCTGTAATGGGCGGTGAGTCGGTCGACACGAGCATGGGGATGACACCGCTCGAAGGGTTGATGATGGGTACGCGAAGCGGCGATCTCGATCCTGCCATCGTGCCTTACGCCATGGGCAAAGAGGATTTGACGCTTGGGGAGATCAGCTCCATGCTCAACAAGCATAGCGGATTGCAGGCGATCTCGGGGATCTCCAGCGATATGCGGGAGATCGTGGAAGCGATGGAAGCGGGCGATAAGAACGCTACGTTAGCCTTCGACATGTACGAGTACCGGCTGCGCAAATACATTGGGGCTTATGCCGCGGCGATGAACGGGCTCGATGCGATTGTATTTACAGCGGGTGTTGGCGAGAACTCAGAGCTGCTGCGCAAAAGGGTTTGCGAACACCTGACCTTCCTCGGCATTGAGTTCGATGAAGAAGCAAATCGCAAAGGGAGAGGCGAGGAACGGCGAATCACAACAACTGCCTCCCGCGTGCAAGTTTTAGTCATACCAACGAATGAAGAATGGGTAATTGCCTGTGATACATATCGACTCATCCACCCGGAGGCAAACTGA
- a CDS encoding DUF47 domain-containing protein, with protein MTTLFTKKNEVDFLQLLIRAAENALQTAQLFRTAMMGDKPPIEYVKPIHDLEHAGDSITHEIFKGLNKVFITPIDREDIMVLASKVDDVTDGIEATIARFDYLSVSHTDSYMKEFSAVIVDSCQHMLDAFKLLAKKKYMQIPEHTVAINSLENDGDRLMREGIRQIFITRKDPYEDFKLKEIYERLEETTDACEDVANILDSVVLRYS; from the coding sequence ATGACAACGTTATTCACAAAAAAGAACGAAGTCGATTTCTTGCAACTACTAATACGTGCTGCTGAAAACGCACTCCAAACCGCACAATTGTTCCGCACAGCTATGATGGGTGATAAACCTCCAATTGAATACGTTAAACCCATTCATGATCTGGAACACGCTGGTGATTCAATTACACACGAAATCTTCAAAGGCCTGAACAAAGTTTTCATTACCCCAATTGATCGGGAAGATATTATGGTCCTCGCATCCAAAGTAGATGATGTGACCGATGGTATAGAAGCCACGATTGCTCGATTCGATTATCTCTCTGTTTCCCACACAGACTCCTATATGAAAGAATTTTCAGCCGTAATTGTTGACTCCTGTCAGCATATGCTGGATGCCTTCAAACTCCTTGCTAAGAAAAAATATATGCAAATCCCTGAGCACACCGTAGCTATCAACTCCCTCGAAAATGATGGAGACCGCTTGATGCGGGAAGGCATTCGCCAAATTTTCATCACTCGCAAAGACCCGTACGAAGATTTCAAGTTGAAAGAAATTTATGAGCGTCTCGAAGAAACGACAGATGCTTGTGAAGATGTTGCCAATATCCTAGACAGTGTCGTGCTTCGTTATTCATAG
- the mtnB gene encoding methylthioribulose 1-phosphate dehydratase gives MTILLEEKQRAFAELREIKANLAARGWFPATSGNLSVRVGGFEPEAFTFAITSSGRDKSVQTPEDFLLVNEKGLPTEATSLRPSAETLIHSEIYRATGAGAIFHVHTIFNNLASELYWERKSIPVVGVELIKAFNIWEEDAQIEIPILPNYADIPRIAELVEGAIVPRIPGIVLHKHGIYAWGGNAFEAKRHLEAFEYLFEYVYRSHLLHKGL, from the coding sequence ATGACTATTTTACTTGAAGAAAAACAACGCGCTTTCGCTGAGTTGCGCGAAATTAAAGCCAATTTAGCAGCCAGAGGATGGTTCCCTGCGACTAGCGGCAACTTATCCGTCCGTGTCGGAGGCTTCGAGCCAGAAGCTTTCACTTTCGCTATCACATCCAGCGGTAGAGATAAATCTGTGCAAACACCGGAAGATTTCCTCCTTGTGAATGAGAAAGGGCTGCCAACGGAAGCTACGAGCCTTAGACCATCGGCGGAAACGCTAATCCATAGCGAGATCTATCGAGCTACAGGCGCAGGCGCTATTTTCCATGTCCATACGATCTTCAATAATCTGGCTTCCGAGCTTTACTGGGAACGCAAAAGCATTCCCGTTGTCGGAGTTGAGCTGATCAAAGCATTTAATATCTGGGAAGAAGACGCACAAATCGAAATCCCGATTTTGCCGAACTATGCGGATATCCCGCGAATCGCTGAGCTTGTGGAAGGCGCTATCGTTCCTCGCATACCAGGAATCGTGCTGCACAAACATGGCATCTACGCGTGGGGCGGGAATGCTTTTGAAGCCAAACGCCATTTGGAAGCTTTTGAGTATCTGTTTGAATATGTGTACCGCTCCCATCTGCTTCACAAAGGATTGTAG
- a CDS encoding 2-hydroxy-3-keto-5-methylthiopentenyl-1-phosphate phosphatase has protein sequence MSKARIVFCDFDGTITVNDNIVAIMKHFDPPGWEPIVEKILDKSISIRQGVGAMFALLPTSRKEEIVDYAITNAVIRDGFREFVDYCQANHIQLLITSGGIDFFIYPLLKPFPIPTEHIYSNGSSFEGSTIEILWPNPCDEHCTTDCGMCKTSIIRSYDSEHYEKIIIGDSITDFEGAKLVDTIFARSHLVDMCKQLDYPYYAFESFFDIIKQLEADPVV, from the coding sequence ATGAGCAAGGCACGCATTGTCTTCTGCGACTTTGACGGCACAATTACCGTGAACGATAACATAGTTGCCATTATGAAGCATTTCGACCCACCTGGCTGGGAACCGATTGTCGAGAAAATCTTGGACAAAAGCATTTCCATTCGCCAAGGCGTTGGCGCAATGTTCGCCCTCCTTCCAACTTCGCGCAAGGAAGAGATCGTTGACTACGCAATTACCAATGCCGTTATTCGAGACGGTTTCCGTGAGTTCGTAGACTATTGTCAAGCGAATCATATCCAGCTGTTAATTACGAGCGGAGGTATTGATTTCTTCATATACCCGCTGCTCAAGCCTTTTCCTATACCAACGGAGCATATTTACAGCAACGGCAGTTCCTTTGAAGGCAGCACGATCGAGATTCTTTGGCCGAATCCGTGTGATGAACACTGTACAACCGACTGCGGCATGTGCAAAACGAGCATCATTCGCTCATATGATTCCGAACACTATGAGAAGATCATTATCGGAGACAGTATTACCGATTTCGAAGGCGCCAAGCTGGTCGATACGATTTTCGCTCGCTCTCATCTCGTCGACATGTGCAAACAGCTCGATTATCCGTACTATGCTTTTGAATCTTTCTTCGACATTATCAAGCAATTGGAGGCTGACCCCGTCGTATGA
- a CDS encoding 3-hydroxyacyl-CoA dehydrogenase family protein, with the protein MLFKKIGVIGGGTMGQGIAEMLAARGLDVLLAEKTTEKLDRAIEQITVSLDKQIERWALTESEKKLILAKINKTESLDDMANCDMVIETITEDLNAKKHVFFQLNQICDPSIILATNTSTLSVTEIAAVTTNPQRIIGLHFLHPVAKIDLVEIIRAMKTSDATFEQTRQFVDELIQKKSIKVNESPGFITTRLICTLINEALHTLSEGVASAEDIDTAMRIGYDFKHGPLEMCDRFGLDSVQAALEGMFREYGDIKYRPSFLLKQMVRAGHLGTKTGEGFFRYDKDGDRL; encoded by the coding sequence ATGCTATTTAAAAAGATTGGTGTGATCGGCGGAGGCACGATGGGGCAAGGGATAGCCGAGATGTTGGCAGCCCGAGGCCTAGATGTCCTGTTAGCCGAGAAAACGACGGAGAAGTTGGACCGCGCGATTGAGCAAATCACGGTAAGCTTAGATAAACAAATTGAACGTTGGGCGCTTACAGAGTCAGAGAAGAAACTGATTTTGGCTAAGATAAATAAAACAGAATCGCTGGATGATATGGCGAATTGCGATATGGTGATCGAAACCATAACGGAAGATTTGAACGCCAAAAAGCATGTCTTTTTTCAATTGAATCAAATCTGCGATCCGTCGATTATTTTGGCTACGAATACATCAACGCTAAGTGTAACGGAAATTGCAGCGGTGACAACGAATCCGCAGCGGATTATTGGGCTGCACTTTTTGCATCCAGTTGCGAAGATTGATCTTGTTGAAATTATTCGTGCGATGAAAACGTCGGATGCAACTTTTGAGCAAACGAGACAATTTGTGGATGAACTGATCCAGAAAAAAAGCATCAAAGTCAACGAATCGCCTGGTTTTATTACGACTCGATTGATCTGCACACTGATCAACGAGGCTCTGCACACGTTGTCTGAGGGAGTCGCTTCCGCGGAAGATATCGATACAGCCATGCGGATTGGTTATGATTTTAAACATGGTCCGTTGGAAATGTGCGACCGTTTCGGCCTGGATTCCGTTCAAGCCGCGCTGGAAGGCATGTTTCGCGAGTATGGAGATATCAAATATCGCCCATCCTTCCTTTTGAAACAAATGGTACGAGCCGGGCATCTGGGCACGAAGACAGGCGAAGGTTTCTTTCGTTACGATAAGGATGGTGATCGGCTGTGA
- a CDS encoding DnaD domain-containing protein encodes MNKQAVTQQQIEAALIASFQEGSVGVPLLLLKHYKAMEVSEIEVMTLIHLISFLEKEKNDFPTTDEIQARMFASPDQVIASLQKLIHEQFIMIDEDTEEFTGIRSERYNLTPLYRKLAKRVAEEQMARAVSVRPSALADENARNIFTTFEKEFARPLTPMELETISGWLDKDMYKEELIMTALKEAVFAGKVHFRYIDRILMEWGRNRVATVDQAKEYSQRFRQSR; translated from the coding sequence TTGAATAAACAAGCAGTTACACAGCAGCAGATCGAAGCGGCTCTTATTGCCAGCTTTCAGGAGGGGAGTGTTGGGGTTCCGCTTCTTCTACTCAAGCATTACAAGGCGATGGAAGTCAGTGAAATTGAAGTGATGACCCTGATTCATCTGATTTCTTTCCTGGAGAAAGAAAAGAACGATTTTCCGACAACGGATGAAATTCAAGCGCGAATGTTCGCATCGCCAGATCAAGTTATAGCCAGCCTCCAAAAGTTAATACACGAGCAATTTATTATGATTGACGAGGATACGGAAGAATTCACGGGCATTCGCAGTGAGCGTTATAACCTAACGCCGCTCTACCGTAAATTGGCTAAACGGGTGGCGGAAGAACAGATGGCACGTGCTGTCAGTGTGCGACCCAGCGCTTTGGCCGATGAGAATGCTAGAAATATTTTTACTACCTTCGAGAAAGAATTTGCGCGTCCTTTAACCCCCATGGAATTGGAAACAATCTCTGGTTGGCTGGATAAAGATATGTACAAGGAAGAGCTTATTATGACGGCGCTCAAGGAAGCTGTGTTCGCGGGTAAAGTTCATTTCCGTTATATTGACCGCATCCTGATGGAATGGGGCCGCAATCGTGTGGCAACGGTTGACCAAGCCAAGGAATATTCCCAAAGATTCAGACAATCCAGATGA
- a CDS encoding 2,3-diketo-5-methylthiopentyl-1-phosphate enolase, giving the protein MSAYCLATYRSFDEKADFHKKATSIAVGLTVGSWTELPEAQKAQMEKHLGKVISVEVHEPGAGESASDRYADITIAYPDVNFSRDIPALLVTVFGKLSMDGKIKLIDLNFSSDFMAGFSGPKFGMQGVRDLLGVQDRPLLMSIFKSVVGYELPALREQFYLQAAGGVDLIKDDEILFENPLTPLEKRIEVCLEAAEQASKLTGQKLLYAVNLTGSTSKLAAAAKKAIAAGANALLFNVLAYGFDVLHELSSDPEITIPIMAHPAMAGATYPSPHYGISPSVLLGKLMRLAGADLVLFPSPYGSVVMPREENLAIKHVLLTNDLRKDYAYNAPSDVQLKLAASFPVPSAGIHPGLVPLILRDFGSDVIVNAGGGIHGHPLGTIAGGQAFRQAIDATVQGISLRDYAQTHPELQSAIDTWGIRE; this is encoded by the coding sequence ATGAGTGCCTATTGTTTAGCCACCTATCGGAGTTTCGACGAGAAAGCCGATTTTCATAAAAAAGCAACCAGTATCGCTGTTGGTTTAACCGTTGGCAGCTGGACGGAGCTTCCTGAAGCACAAAAAGCCCAGATGGAGAAGCACTTGGGTAAAGTTATCTCCGTGGAGGTGCATGAACCGGGCGCTGGAGAATCTGCTAGCGACCGTTATGCAGATATCACCATCGCCTATCCCGATGTTAACTTCAGCCGGGATATTCCCGCTTTGCTCGTGACTGTCTTCGGCAAGCTGTCCATGGACGGCAAAATTAAGCTGATCGATTTGAACTTCTCAAGCGATTTTATGGCTGGTTTCTCCGGCCCCAAATTTGGTATGCAAGGCGTACGCGACCTGCTTGGCGTGCAGGATCGACCGCTGCTGATGAGCATCTTCAAATCCGTCGTTGGATATGAGCTGCCAGCTCTGCGCGAACAATTCTATCTTCAGGCTGCAGGCGGCGTTGATTTAATTAAGGATGATGAAATTTTATTCGAAAATCCTTTGACTCCGCTCGAGAAGCGGATTGAGGTATGTCTGGAAGCGGCTGAACAAGCCTCTAAGTTAACGGGTCAGAAGCTGCTCTATGCCGTTAATTTGACCGGCTCGACCTCCAAACTCGCTGCTGCGGCCAAGAAAGCTATTGCAGCAGGCGCCAATGCCCTTTTGTTCAATGTCCTGGCCTATGGCTTCGACGTGCTTCATGAACTGAGTTCGGATCCGGAGATTACCATTCCGATTATGGCCCATCCAGCGATGGCTGGCGCAACCTATCCTTCTCCCCACTATGGGATTTCCCCATCAGTGTTACTTGGGAAACTCATGCGGTTGGCTGGCGCTGACTTAGTTCTATTCCCTTCCCCCTACGGCTCAGTTGTGATGCCAAGAGAGGAAAACTTAGCCATTAAGCATGTGCTTTTAACGAATGATTTGCGTAAGGATTATGCCTATAATGCTCCGTCAGATGTGCAGTTGAAACTTGCTGCCAGCTTCCCGGTTCCATCGGCAGGTATTCATCCTGGGCTTGTTCCGCTCATTCTGCGCGACTTTGGCAGTGATGTGATTGTCAACGCAGGCGGCGGCATTCACGGCCACCCGCTAGGTACGATTGCTGGCGGACAAGCTTTCCGTCAAGCCATCGATGCCACGGTTCAAGGAATCAGCTTGCGCGATTACGCCCAAACACATCCAGAATTACAATCAGCTATTGATACTTGGGGGATTAGAGAATGA
- the asnS gene encoding asparagine--tRNA ligase: MKCTIGEVKHHVGESVTIGCWLNKKRSSGKIQFLQLRDGSGYIQGIVMKSDVSEEVWEAASKLTQESSLYITGIVKEDTRSKGGYELDVLGVEIIQITEDYPISPKEHGVDFLMDNRHLWIRSPRQRAVLVIRAQIIQAVQNFFNERGFHLVDPPILTPSSCEGTTNLFHTKYFDEDAFLTQSGQLYMEAAAMALGRVYSFGPTFRAEKSKTRRHLIEFWMIEPEMAFVDHAENLDIQEQFVSHIVQTVLKNCSQELETLERDTTKLEKIQGCFPRITYDEAVDFLQKNGHEFAWGEDFGAPHETAIAAQYETPVFITHWPTEIKAFYMKPDPDRPEVVLCADMIAPEGYGEIIGGSQRIDDPALMEQRFQEHELSKEAYQWYLDLRKYGTVPHSGFGLGLERTVAWICGLDHVRETIPFPRLLYRLYP; the protein is encoded by the coding sequence ATGAAATGTACGATTGGTGAAGTCAAACATCATGTCGGTGAATCCGTTACGATTGGCTGCTGGCTCAACAAGAAGCGTTCCAGCGGTAAGATTCAGTTTTTGCAACTAAGAGACGGTTCGGGCTATATACAAGGCATTGTGATGAAAAGCGATGTCAGTGAAGAGGTATGGGAAGCTGCTTCCAAACTAACCCAAGAGAGCTCTCTATACATAACAGGAATCGTGAAGGAAGATACCCGCAGCAAAGGTGGCTATGAGCTCGATGTGCTCGGAGTCGAAATCATCCAAATTACTGAGGATTATCCCATTTCTCCCAAAGAACACGGTGTTGATTTCCTGATGGATAATCGCCATTTATGGATTCGCAGTCCGCGTCAGCGCGCGGTGCTAGTGATTCGGGCGCAAATTATTCAAGCGGTTCAAAACTTTTTCAATGAACGCGGTTTCCATCTGGTGGATCCACCGATTCTAACTCCGTCTTCTTGCGAAGGTACAACCAATTTGTTCCATACCAAATATTTTGATGAGGACGCTTTTCTTACGCAAAGTGGGCAGCTCTATATGGAAGCTGCCGCGATGGCACTCGGAAGGGTATATTCATTCGGGCCTACATTCCGGGCAGAGAAGTCCAAAACACGCCGTCATCTAATTGAGTTCTGGATGATAGAGCCGGAAATGGCTTTCGTTGATCATGCCGAGAATTTGGACATTCAAGAGCAATTCGTTTCTCATATTGTTCAAACGGTACTTAAAAACTGCTCGCAAGAGTTGGAAACGTTGGAAAGAGATACGACCAAGCTGGAGAAGATACAAGGTTGTTTCCCACGAATCACCTATGATGAAGCGGTTGATTTTCTGCAAAAGAATGGTCATGAGTTCGCCTGGGGCGAAGATTTTGGGGCTCCGCATGAAACGGCGATTGCAGCGCAATACGAAACACCCGTGTTTATTACTCATTGGCCGACAGAAATTAAGGCTTTCTATATGAAACCTGATCCTGACCGACCGGAAGTCGTGCTTTGCGCAGATATGATCGCACCGGAAGGCTATGGCGAAATTATCGGCGGCTCGCAGCGAATCGATGACCCAGCGTTAATGGAACAACGTTTCCAGGAGCATGAATTATCGAAAGAAGCGTATCAATGGTATCTCGATCTAAGGAAGTATGGAACAGTTCCGCATTCCGGCTTCGGATTAGGACTGGAACGAACAGTAGCTTGGATCTGTGGACTTGATCATGTGCGCGAAACGATTCCATTCCCACGTCTCTTATATCGTCTATACCCGTAA